tTTTAAGCATGCGAAGGCAAAAGGGTCAGGCCACAATGGGGTGGTCTGTGGAGGTTTTCAAGAGCACGAGGACAGGAGACATGGGATAGACCGCCACTCAATTTGGCTAAAATGCTGGCATCTTTGTTTTGATCGCCCTTGGGTTTTAATCCCTTTCCATCATAAACCcttctttatatatatacaacACAAAGAACGACTCTTTTCAATACAATACCTACAcattattgttttattttttccctGAAATATCTTACGCATTATTGTTAATCACAAAGAGGAGGACTATCCTTCAATCATCTAATAATTTGCCACATTCTTTTCTAAACATTTTCACATGGCTTCCTTCATTTCCGCTTCAGCTGCCCCATCAGCCACCTTCCTCTGCACTGTTCCTAAAGCAAAATTTGCCATCAGGCAAACAAGTTTCTCCAGCACTGTAAGCTCCACGATCTCCATTCACTAATTACTGCTTAATTATTAGCACTAATTGCTGATCTTTGCCATTAATCTGATTTCGAGATCTTTTTGCTTGTTGCCTTAATTATTGCAGTGTGGTCCATCAGCAAGTGGGCTAAGACTTGTGCCTAAGATTCAAATCTCAAAGGCAGCAACAAAATCATCTCCAATTTCTCGTAGTCTCAAAACCAGAATTTCATGCTCAGCTGTAGGTTTTAACTAATTGCTACTATTAATCGCCTAGCTTAAGTGCTTAACACCTCCCAACAGTTAAATAACCTGAGCACTGATCGTATATACAACCGCTTTTCTTCCCCAGGCTCAACCAGAAACTCTAGAAATTGTCCAGAATACAATTGCAAAACAACTGTCCATTGACGAGGCCACCGTGACACCTCAAACCAAATTTGCTGACTTAGGTGCAGATTCTCTTGATACCGTAAGTTCAAATTACAATTTGATGGCAAAAATCTTGAAAAACCAATATGTATTGCATTGTATATTATATATGTCTTTTTGAATTGAATAGTTTCTTGTAGCTATCTGAGTTGAGCTGGTAAGACCGTTGACCTGGACAGCAAACATGTTGCAATTGAATCTCCAATCAGTTCCTTCAAAGGGGGGGAAAAAAGTCCGATAGATTCTGACTTTTTATTGTTGATGAAACGTGAACAGGTTGAAATTATGATGGCCCTGGAAGAGAAATTTGGAGTGTCAATTGGAGAAAGTGGGGCTGAAAACGTTGCAACTGTTCAAGATGCAGCTGATTTGATTGAGAAAGTGAAGTCAGCTTCAGCGTAGGCTAAATCAAGATATGTTTTTCACTTTTAGAAGCCAACAAAAGTGCGGGTAGTGTCTTTGCTGTGTTGATGCAGATTGCGGAtggttttgttttttctttcttcggcCCAGCGCTGGGATTTGGCTGAAATCCAGATCCCATGCAGAGATGAATGATGTACTAGTAACTTAGGGAATTCTTCCATCATGTTTCTTTTCCCAGTTCAGGATTACAAAATAAACCCAAGCCTCTTTTGGAATCTCTCACAATCTTCTTCAACACTACGTAGAGGATTGCTGCGTTCATTAAATTTCCCAGTCCAACAAGAACGGCAAAATCCCACTCTACAGCAGATTTGCTTCACTAGCATAAAAGTGTGAGGATATATTATTGTTTAGACGCAAGAAAATAGCAATAGCATTTCTGGTTTAACAAAGTCTAAAGTAAATTATTTTCACAAGCAATATTAATCTACGAGGCTGTTACTTTTATTACTacccttgagggaatttttaagtgcatttgcTGTTCGAATAGAATTTATGTGTCGTCATAGACTCATAGCAATAATACATGTAGTAAAACAAAATGAGTGCATGTGATGATATAGGTTCTTTTTCGATATTTTAGTTTCTTTTATCCGGTAACCGATTAAAACATAGCTTGTTTTAGAAGGTCTAACTtagtttttttaaaagaaaaagaaaaaaaaaaagaaaaagaaaaattgatggAGCAATGTCACTAAAAAGTTTTTCCATTCAAGATGTTGGCTGGCCTACGTTGTGAAGATAAAATTTCCACTGTTGTGGTTGGTACTGGACACTTTATTCTTGCAACATTAAGTTACAGTTAGAGTGTGTTTGATAATTTAACTTAACgctgaaaaattaatttatttagaATTTTTTATTCAGCatatttgataactgaattgtATGACTGCTTAATTTGTGTACAAAGttttaagtgaaaattttttattcaatcttctgaaatctgaatagaTCATACATATCACACTTTCCAGACATGTAACACACTCTTATACATGTTCTTGCACAAAATAATACATTTGCCTTTGTTGTGTCCGACACACACAAAGACACTCacttaaatattatttttaaattctATAATTATTTTCTCTCACAATATTTTTGTTTCTCTCCAATATAcaataaaagaattttttttaaatgaaactATAATATTTGTACGATATTTCAATTCAATATGAATTAGTTATCAAACACGTATAACTTTATTAATTCAGTAACTCCATACTTTTAACACTTAATTTTCAGACTcaaaatttagatttcaaaCTTCGACCTCACTAACtgaataaacaaaaaagaaacattCAATTACACTATATAGAATACTTTTATCAATTGCTCAAggatttttttgttaatttctcCAATCATGGTTTCATGTTACCACCAATTTGGGAACATGAATTAGGATTAATTGCACTTTACCTTTCAAAGTTCATGAGAACACTTCTATCAGGCAACTGTTTGGCAAATCAACTTTTTTgcatttgtttaaaattttactgtaacaaaTTGTAAAATTGTAAGAAAACTTTTTGAGGTATgtaaaaacttttctttttataaaaaaaaaaagaaactttccTCTTGATTTTtccgtttctttcttttcctatcCTTTTCCCCCACCCCACTGTTCTTCTTCTCCATTCCTCCTAGCACCGGCGTAGTTGCCGACAAGAccagtttctcttttcttttcccctcatttATTCTCTCTCTCCCTCGCCACTTCCTCCTTTCTCCCCTCTTCTCCTCTCTTCCTCTCCGTCTCCCTTACCCTCTCCCTCTTTCTCCCACCATCTCCCCTTCCTCCCTCTCCCTTCTCTCGCACCAGATTGCGCatgggggagggggagggggagggtggTGGGGGAGAGTGGGGAAAAGGGGAGAGgaggagaaaaggaaaggagAAAGGAGAAAGGAGAAAGgaggaaagagagaaaaaaaatggtggCAGCTGGGGTTGTGGGTTGAGGTGgggggagaaagaaaaagaatagaaaTAAGGgaattttttgtgtatttttggGTATTGTAAAGTGTGTGTTTTTACAATTTTGAAAAGTTATTTGAGATTGTTATaattaaagttgttaaaaaatttataggagaaaaacttggcaaaaaaatCGTTTGCCAAACAGGGCCTTACTAAAGTAAAACAATATAAGCAAAATTATCCTATAATGTTGCGCTGTTTGACAAAACAcaagtattttttttatatgacTGTCGAATTACAGCCAAGCTGCACGTAACATGCATTtgagaataacacttttttttttaatgaaatttgCGGTTGGACAATTTCTAATCATTCGCTAATGACATTTactttttataataaaaaagaGTACTATTTTTTTTCACGGTGGATTAATCGAGGGCtcaattttaaaaactttagcatAAATAATGAGTTGGTTATTTTTCatgaaatcagaaatttagttTTTTAGATCctaatttaagaaaatatatagattttttttttcttttttgcagaTACTAATAATTCAAGAAGTTTCTTCAGATACTATTTTTATCTACACCAGAACTAGGCCTGTCAATCGGGCCTAATGAGCCGGGCTTTGATGAGCTCAAGCTCAGCTCATTTAATTTGAATCATTTGCGGGCTTCGGGCTATGAGTTTCGGGTTCGTAAATGTGAAGCTCATActcaactcacataatattcGGGTTGTGAACCTTAATCGGGCTTAGTCCAAGctcacttattactccttaattttcttaatttaattactataactattaagttgtaaaactaatttaatatttacaagactataatattaaaactaaacatgatcaaataatagttcttaaaacgtatataaaccaaaaatttttcaacaatatttatatttaatccattcaaaatgcatgaaaaatagtaataaaacatgcgatcataagccaatacatctttaaaagttgaaactttttttattatcttgtgatttaaatccaaatatgcttgatgatttttgtgtttgtagacaaaaaaaaatcaaccaatattatgccaatacaaaaatttactcaagcaataagaaaaattagagatttagttatgcattaccaatattggctctcaagaaagctcatgaaagagtttttagatgtatttttgtgttttgtaatttatgtatatatttagtatttagtaataatatatttggatatataattatacataatatcaaaatataaatattatatatataggtaattaaagGGTCGGACCTATATCGGGTTTGAGCCTAATAAGGCTCAAGCTCGGCTCATATTTAATTCGGGCCTAATTTTTAGGCACTTCTCAGACCGGCTCACTAAATGATCGGGTTCATCGGGCTTTCTGTCGGGTCGAGCGAGCCGAGCTCAGGCTGGCCCAGCCTCATTGACAGTCCTGACCAGAAACAGAAtcatgaaaaatttaaaaaaagaaaaaggcaaaacATGAATGCTGAATCCTCGTTGGCTCTGAGTCTCTGACAATGATGATTCATGCACCCACCCAGCAATGAGCAACCCAAACATTAATCCCTTGCCAGCTCCCACGATGTCTCTCTAAACTCTCCTCCCGTCTTCTGGGTCTCACTCAAGATTCAAAAATCCAATCCAACATCAAAATCCTTGATTTTGTGGAAATTTTACAAGAATTAATCAGAGATACTTAATATATAGCAGAAAACGGGAAAAAGGGggaatttttccctttttttttaattttatttgcatCATGTTATCAAATTTAGACCACAACATCTCCAGCTCCACAGTTGAATCCCGGCCACTGGAACCCTCACCGGCCCCCGCACTGGAGCCACGCCCACCAACATCTTCCGATGAAGACTTCTTCTCCTCAACCTCCATAGCCTCCTCCTCTTCCTCAGAAGACATCCAGACCAACCACTCTTCACCACCGCTTCCGCCCGCGGCACCGCCACCACCACCGCCGCAGATCCCCATCTCTTGGCCGGCAAGTGGGGCTATTTCTCGAGAATGGGTCAACGAGTTAATGAATGCGTTTGAATGGGCTTCGAGAGCTGTTCCTCCGCAGGagtttccttctcttcttccggTTGAGGTATTCGATCGGCTAATCCTGTCCGCCTCTAAAATTTTGCATAAAGAGAAAAATTGCGTGAGTATTGAGGGTGAAGAATTAGGGCGGGTGTCAAAGGTTGTGGTGGTCGGAGACTTGCATGGACAGTTGCATGATGTGTTGTTTTTACTGAAGGATGCCGGATATCCGGGTGAAGATAGAATTTTTGTGTTTAACGGGGATTATGTTGATAGAGGAGCTTGGGGTCTTGAGACTTTCTTGCTCCTCCTTGCATGGAAGGTAAAATACATAGATCCTTTTTATGTTCTTGGCATATTGTTACTTTAGCAGTTTTGAGCTTTCATTTTTGCATTCTTCAATGCTAATCATATACTGTCTTTTGAGTTTGAGGTTTTGCTTTCGGATTTTTGTAGTTTTGAGCTTAAGTTTTGTCCCTTTTTCTCGTACAATGGAAAGGGTAACTTTGAATGCTGATCATAAAGTAGTTATCTTTTTATCACTAGGTGAAAGCATTACATTTTGGAAGGTGAGTTGGATTTCAACAGTAAATTGAACTAGCTTGTTTGCACCAACAGTGGTAAACTTAGGTCATGTATCATAGACAAGGTGCAAAGTGGGAAATTCATTTATTTCTGTATGGTTCTTTTTGACTTGGTAGATTCATATATGAGAGCTAAATGGTAAATATTCGTGCTTTTTCGCATGAACTAATAGTGTTTCTCATGTTTCGAGTTCATGCTTGTTACCACAACTTTTTCTTATAAAAGTATTATGTTTAATGATGCATGTTTAATAATGCTTTGCTCGATTGTTTTACAGAGTTTTGTTGTCGCGTCAATGACTTTGTACGGAAAACTTTAGTTTCATTAATGACCTATGTTTTTCTTTAGGTGATTTTGCCACACAGGGTATTTCTTCTTCGTGGAAACCATGAATCCAAGTATTGTACTTCAGTGTATGGGTTTGAGAAGGAGGTATCATGTAAGTATGGAGATAAAGGAAAACATGTCTACCGCAAGTGTTTAGGATGTTTTGAGGGTCTTCCTCTTGCTTCCATCATTGCTGGGCGTGTTTACACTGCACATGGTGGGATTTTTCGCAGTATTCCAAGTACTCCTTCAAAAAGATACAAAGGCAAGAAGAACCGTAAAGTAATTGTCGACCCCAACTCAAATGCATTATCTCTTGGTTCATTTGAAGAGCTATCTAAAGCTAGGAGATCTGTTCTTGATCCTCCTTGGGAAGGTCAAAACTTGATTCCCGGTGATGTTCTTTGGTCAGATCCATCCATGGATCCAGGTCTTTCCCCTAACAAAGAACGAGGCATTGGTCTTTTATGGGGTCCAGACTGTACGGAAGAATTTCTGAAAAAGTTTGACCTAAAGGTAATTTATGGATGattatttcttccttttctgcaATCATATCATGTTAATCTTATGCTGTTTGGCAGCTTATATAGATTTTCTTCATATGGCAATCATGGCATTTTATCTTTTGTAGATTCAAGATATGATTGCCTGTTTACTGTAGATCATCAGAGTACAGCTTTTGCTTCTTAGGCTTTTACAGGATGATGATCAAATTGCATATGATTTTCTCCACCCACATTAGTAATATTTTGATATAAGAATGTAGTAGTTGATGCAAAGTGTTTGAAGTTGCATTTTGATCGTTTGACTTGATAATGAATATTATTTAACTTGATGTACTCACATTCATCATAGTCTGTCTTTTTGTCCATTTTGGACTTTGAGCCTGACATTCTGACCCTTGACAATTGTTGGTTTATTGACAGATCTGAAGTATAAGTGTGTCTTTTATTTCACATTTCGTCGACGTCTTTGCTTTGATTCTTTGTTGGCATTATGAGCTTGATAATATGACCCTTAAGTATTGGTGTCTGGACAGCTCTGCATGACAATGTTTATGGATATTCTATCCTGTCTCTTCGACATGCTTCCTTTGCCTTTCTACCTTGTCACAACAACCTCTGTTGGAGTCCAATGTCTTGGAACATTATTAGGGTCACTTCAACTGCTCATTCCTATGATAAAATTGTAGGTGGCAAGATTTATGAGTGGTAATGTTGTTACTATTCAATTGTTCTCGAATGGTTCCATTCAATGGTATAAAAGATCACCATataacaaaataatcaattaaaaAGATTTCGAATTTCATTTAGGTTTGCTAGGATTGTATTCCTACCACTTTGCCTTTCAAAATATTCCTTGGGCCGTGCTAAATTAGAAGTTTGTTGAAAGACATGCTGGCATTAGATTttttcaaaagaatatttagTTTCTCTGATTCCTCTCTCCACCTATTTCCGTCCCTCTCATGCAAAAGTGATTTGACATCGTGTCTCGTTGGAAATCTAACTTGGGTCATGCGTTTTGCTACCTTAGTTAATCATCAGATCACATGAGGGTCCTGATGCCAGGGAAAAGAGGCCTGGACTAGGACAAATGAATGAAGGGTACACCATAGATCATGTTGTAGACTCTGGGAAGCTGATTACAGTCTTTAGTGCACCAGACTATCCACAATTTCAggtaaattattaattttttgtatttcctttttatCCCCGTAAATGTGTTATGGTTCTGTAGTTAAGCATTTAGATTGGTCCAATATTGATACTTTTTCTATCTGGTGCTTTTTTCTTCCCCTAACTTTTTGGATCATGGAATTCCATGTTCAGTACAGATGATGGAATTGTGATGAAATCAATATCTGTGCACACCAAGACTGGAATATAAGCAAGCACTTGAATACCTTGTCATACTTgaccaaatatcaaatttagttGAGCTGCTTTAGTAAGTAAgatgatatgcaaaaatttcCTAAAATTCAGATATAGCTAAACCTCTTTTTGCAATTTCCTTTTGAGCATATATAGTGTTGTTGGGGCCATGATATTCATTGCAGGGAAGTCTGGGTGTTGAATTTGATCCAAGTACTACAAGAAGATTCTTTTAATTAGGTCTTGCAGAAATATTGATTATATTCTTGTCCTTCATTGTGTAGTTAGTAAACTGAAATTGGTTAGATAAACGGAATTGGTTTGTCGTTGCCGCAAAAATTTTGGACTATCAGAATCCATTTAAGAAGGTGCACATAAAGAACGATgtattttctcattttaaagACCATTAGCAGGACAAAGCAACACGTACAATACAAAATGCTTAACAGAATGATGGAGACATGCACATACACATGGTTCTCAGACATATTATTGACATTTAGACCAACTAGATATCAACTACTGATAATTGTGTCGGAATCTTTGATGTTCCTTTCCTAGAAATTTTTGTGCCAATGACATCCCTAAAAGAACTCATCTATGTGGTAATTTTCATAGGCCATGCATATGAAATAAATCTGCTTTGCCATCGAGAAATATGACTTAATTTCACATACGTTTTGTAAAGATAAAAATGCAATGAAGCATTTCTTTCTTCAACAACTATCACTGTAGGTTTCTAGGATCAGATAAACTTGAAGGAGTCTAAGCCCTTAAAAGGAATCTATGCCTCTTAAGTGTTGCACATTCTTATTAGTATGTCTCAAAGACTGTTGGTTTTATGAAGATGGTGCATGAAGCTGATATATGAGGAGGATGAAGAATTAACTTATTCTGTTGATGATTTTCCTTGCAGGCAACTGATGAAAGGTACCGGAATAAAGGAGCATATATTGTTCTTGAGCCCCCTGATTTTGACACCCCGGTTTTCCATACTTTTGATGCGATTACTCCTAGACCAGTGGTTAGAAATCTTTCCTAGTTACActtcaaaagaagaaaggatgTAGCGAATCTTCATTTTATATGTTTTGCTCTTAATGCTTAAGAAGTTGGCTCTTTACAATAGACAATGTTCCTACGAGGAATTTTAAACTTGTAGGGCATGCTCCATTGATAAATTTAGCTATAAGTTCCCTTATCTGTATAAGTTTTGTTTACAAAGCAAGAAATAGATATGTCTTAAAATGTATTAATTGTTGTGGCAGGTGAATCCCTATTATGACTATGAAGATGTGATTGATTCTGATGAAGAACTGGATATGGCATCGATGGTACCAGCTACATGAAGTTATCGACGAAATGCTATATAATTATATACCTTAGAACTACTTGGATATCTGTGCGTGTTTGAGTTAATGGTTCTTGTATTCTCTAATTACagcaattttttgttttctgtgTAAATTTTCTTGGTTCAAGTTTCTGTATTGTCCTTTGCTCCAGGAAGCTTGCAGCCCCTTCCACTGTAGAATTTTGCATCGAGTTTCATATAGTGTAGATAGCAAATAGCTTGGAAAATTTTGTCAGAACTATCTATGATACTTGTATATGATGACATTCAGAGTCTTCTTTTGAATATTCTGGAGGTAGAATTTCTCTCATCCCTTTTTATTAATCATCTCTTGGTCTCTTTTCGGGGGATTGATGAATCCGTACTTCTGAGGTCTTCTGCGTTTTAATGTATGCATGAGGAATATCAAGAAACTTGAGAAGTTGCGAGGATGGATGACGTTGGCTTAAAGAATATCTGAAGAAAACAGAACTGAGGCATCATGCTTGCcgtgaattttgccaatttgGCAATTCTCTCTTTTGAGGTTTCAGTATGTCATCAGGAATCGTCATGTCTGTTaaattcatttgcattttgcttttgtttttgttgcgGGATTTCTTTCAATGGGCTGTTCCCAAAATTAAGACTGTTGAACCATTGCATTCAAATTACCGTCCAAGGAAGGATGAAATTTCAGTGCCGTAATTCAGATCAAATTCACTTCTCAAGATGTGATAAACAAGTTATCACAATATTTAGAGAAACATCAAGTAGAAACAAagaataacaaataaaagaaaagcttTCTGCAAATCTAACTCGCCAACCCAGATAATTGCTGTTGCTATACCCACCAATCCCTGTCCCGGCCGCCGGCCAGaataaagaaaagattaaaaCAAATTTGTGGTGTACATGACCTTGTGGTTGCTGAAAAGTCAAGGGGCCAGTTTTATATCATTTTAACCAGGGTGCTGCCAAACCTTGCTCTGACATGGTTGCTCCAGGATTTGCTACTACTGACAATTTCGATTTCCTTCAATTTTCGAAGTTAGTAGTACAAaacatatttgcatgtttcGTTCGAGTTCTACTTGATGTTCAATACCATCTGGGTCGCAGGTTCACCGTCGAGTTTTTTTGCGGGTTCAATCAAACAGTAAGGACTTTTCTTCTTCACTCCAGTGTCATGGCACTGAAGAAACACCGTTTATTAGTTGACATGGGGAAATTGTTTTTGCAACTATGTATATTTCAAGACTTGCACTTTGCATTTGCCTGCGTTTTATTTCCATAAGTATATTCTTTCCCAGTTTACTCTTGTATTTATGTTTAGCTAAAAAAAAGCTATTTCGGGGCTCCATGACTGCGAAGGAACCTTCATCTTTGCTTATCATGCTTCAGATACGAGTTATGCTTACTGGTCAATAAAACTGATGATCTGCATCTGAGGTTGATCTGAaaatcctttttattttctttctgtAGTATTTGAAAATGTTTTGTTTGGAAAATACCTTTTacaatttcatgattttaattcaTGGTGCTTTTAGAATTGGTAAAATTTACCTGTTTTCCATTTAAACTTTTAATACTTAAGTCTTGTCATGTCACCAACTTAGTTTCCTGCTGCTGAAGGATTGCAAGAGGTATTTTCAGCAAGTCCTAGAAGAAATTTGAGATGGGGATCGATGAATTGTTAATGGTCGCATTGATGCCAGTTCTGAAAACACTATTGATTGCTGTGGTGGGCTTATTCCTTGCTGTGGATCATATTAGCATCTTGTCTGCAACTGCACGTCACCATTTGAATAATGTAAGCTGGATGATCTCTTGTTAAAGTTGAGTTATCTTTGATTTTCTTGAGGTGTCTGAGACGAAATTAGTCCAATCATATATCAATCAGGAATTCTGAACAGATAAAGTGAGAACTAGGAAGGAAGAATTGCAATTGGCAGGGAATAAATAGAGAGCAAAGCAATTAACATGGCTTTGGTTGGACAGTTGAATGAAATGACTTGTATAAATGCCAAGATAGTAGGATATAAAAACTTGCTATATTCGATATCTTTGTACTGCTGAGCAATCACGGGGAGAAGAGCTTCATTGGATATTTTCAGTCGTCAAGGTATACAGAGTAGCACCAGTTTTAAGGCTAATCCCTTGACTACTTCAAACAATAACTAAAATCTGCAATCCAATAAGCACTAATAAGAACATTTagaaaaaaaccaaaaaaaaaaaaaaaagtaattaaacatTTCCAAAACCAAGCATAAAGGACTAATGAATTCCTGTATTTTGAGATTGAGCAGCTTGTGTACTACGTCTTCTTCCCATCACTTTTGGCCAGCAGCTTGGTTGATTCCATTTCAGCGACCAACATAATTTCTTTGTAGGTTACCTGTTCATCCTTGACTAGTTTCCCTTGAATTCCATCTCTTCCTACATTCTACTGTTTCTTTATTTAAGCTTTATGACTCATTCGCAGGTGGTTCACACCAGTGAGTATTCTCCTCACTTTTATTATTGGTTCAGCCCTTGGATGGATACTTGTCAGAATCACCAAAACTCCTCAACAGTTGCATGGCCTTGTCATTGGATCTTGTGCTGCGGGTACATGAACTATTTGATGAAACTTAAAATGGCTACTATCCTTGATTGAGTTGTTTTTCATCTCATCAAGCCTTAGAGATAAAGATTTAATTCACTCTGGACTCTCGTAACTCTTAGAGACATTTTGTAGGTAGACTCTAAACTGAaattctatatatatatttcagcCAGACAGCAAAACATGGAAGAGGTTTGATAGTTAATGATTCCATGCTCGTATCACTTAAAAGTCTCTAAAAGCAGAATTATGCAGTCACACAGCAGTTGCTATTGCTATATCTGGATAATGATCACTGTGAAATAATAGGAGGAAAACTTCATGACAAGATCAACTTGGATCCTAAAATTTAAAGGGATAAAGAAGAAGAGGTACAAAAATCTGAAGTCTTCACGATTGATTTAGATGATCTTGGTTCAACTGGTTTTATACAATCAAATATGAGAGCCTTAACGAAAATGTACAATTTTCACTGCAAGGCACTTCTTTCTTTCTGGACTTTTGTCATATCTGGCAATGCTGATAGGCGTGTTTGTATGATAGCTGTCAGAAGATATCCAATGTAATGACGACTTTTGGAAACAATGTTATGACACCCTGAATTTCAAGCAGAGTTCCTTGACAGATTAATCTATGCAGGAAACATGGGGAATTTACCAGTTATTATCATCCCAGCAATCTGCGCAGAGAAGAATAACCCATTTGGAGATTCATTTTCCTGCTCTAGGAATGGAATGGCCTATGTATCACTCTCTATGTCGGTAATATGGAACTTTCATACCCAACTTCTAAATTACCTATAAGTTTGTGCCACACATTTAGATTCTTGAACTTCATGTATTGTTTCACTTGTGCTGTTAATGTTTgttattatttaaaaaagacATCATATCTGAGCGGGTCATATGCCTagaaggcttttttttttttggcagtgACCAGGAAAACCTTTCAGACAACTCAATGTTGCTTAAGGGGGAACTGTGCTTAAGTTGAAAAGTTTTCAGAATATATGTGGCTTCAGCTTTATCGGCATCCAGTTTTCATACTTTTTTGTTCTTTCAGATAGGGGCTGTTTTTGTTTGGTCTTATGTATACAACATTATACGTATATGTGGAACAGAGAGTGATGGTAACGTccaaataagttccacaattagCAAAAACCAGTCTGCTGAAATAAATTCCTCAGACAGCTCCAGAGAAGAGTTGCTGTTAAAAGGTTGCCCTAGCTCCCAGGATTATCACGTTCAACCTACTTTTGTTCTCAAAAGATCTGAGGACGGAGTTAAGGTaattccttttccccctttcTGCCTACTTCGAAACATGAGCAGTTTGATCATTTCCTTTTCAAGTTCCTTAGTTTGGCCATGAAGCAGAATAAGTGATTAAGAAAACCATCACAATGTCACTTGGCGTATAACTTGGCTCTGATCAGAGAGCTGTTCTTTTTCACAACTCCTTGCTCAAATAAATCTGGCAACCAAACAAATATCTTCAGTGATTAATCGCTATGCTACATTTTAAAAGTCTGGACAAATACTACCATATTGTTGTGTCTGCATAGATATAAAACTATGTAATTTATGCCGATGGTGGAGAATGGCTCATACATTATTTCCTAATACCTGTTAATGGCACTTGCTAATCTACTTAATCAGCTA
This sequence is a window from Coffea eugenioides isolate CCC68of chromosome 7, Ceug_1.0, whole genome shotgun sequence. Protein-coding genes within it:
- the LOC113778006 gene encoding uncharacterized protein LOC113778006; translated protein: MASFISASAAPSATFLCTVPKAKFAIRQTSFSSTCGPSASGLRLVPKIQISKAATKSSPISRSLKTRISCSAQPETLEIVQNTIAKQLSIDEATVTPQTKFADLGADSLDTVEIMMALEEKFGVSIGESGAENVATVQDAADLIEKVKSASA
- the LOC113778605 gene encoding serine/threonine-protein phosphatase 7, with the translated sequence MLSNLDHNISSSTVESRPLEPSPAPALEPRPPTSSDEDFFSSTSIASSSSSEDIQTNHSSPPLPPAAPPPPPPQIPISWPASGAISREWVNELMNAFEWASRAVPPQEFPSLLPVEVFDRLILSASKILHKEKNCVSIEGEELGRVSKVVVVGDLHGQLHDVLFLLKDAGYPGEDRIFVFNGDYVDRGAWGLETFLLLLAWKVILPHRVFLLRGNHESKYCTSVYGFEKEVSCKYGDKGKHVYRKCLGCFEGLPLASIIAGRVYTAHGGIFRSIPSTPSKRYKGKKNRKVIVDPNSNALSLGSFEELSKARRSVLDPPWEGQNLIPGDVLWSDPSMDPGLSPNKERGIGLLWGPDCTEEFLKKFDLKLIIRSHEGPDAREKRPGLGQMNEGYTIDHVVDSGKLITVFSAPDYPQFQATDERYRNKGAYIVLEPPDFDTPVFHTFDAITPRPVVNPYYDYEDVIDSDEELDMASMVPAT
- the LOC113778455 gene encoding protein PIN-LIKES 3-like, whose amino-acid sequence is MGIDELLMVALMPVLKTLLIAVVGLFLAVDHISILSATARHHLNNLVYYVFFPSLLASSLVDSISATNIISLWFTPVSILLTFIIGSALGWILVRITKTPQQLHGLVIGSCAAGNMGNLPVIIIPAICAEKNNPFGDSFSCSRNGMAYVSLSMSIGAVFVWSYVYNIIRICGTESDGNVQISSTISKNQSAEINSSDSSREELLLKGCPSSQDYHVQPTFVLKRSEDGVKVPFKQHLKSLLGKIDLRMLLTPPTVATVVGLLIGVSPLREVIVGGTAPLRVVESSVLLLGEAAIPSMTLIMGANLLRGLKRSGVNLWMILGIILIRFAALPVLGVVIIKAARDFGMVGSDPLYHFVLLLQYSVPPAMAIGTITQLFEVGETECSVLMFWNYAVAAIAMTLWATYYMWLLL